In Rutidosis leptorrhynchoides isolate AG116_Rl617_1_P2 chromosome 2, CSIRO_AGI_Rlap_v1, whole genome shotgun sequence, one genomic interval encodes:
- the LOC139891731 gene encoding uncharacterized protein has translation MTTVPAKHHQRLHNFSLPFLKWGQRIPINNHCRRRDRHSNPNTRIDSDTGRKPHRSRHRTTELTEPNNNTDDQIGEKLMDVDVVTAVDGDVKPWNLRPRRLVIGAGDGNGVASGVCGAKSERLSRGGPVAVAGTAATAEENDDQMMKKRRLWISLSREEIEEDVYAFTGSKPARRPKKRSKIAQKHVDNCFPGLYLVGISGDSYRV, from the exons ATGACAACGGTTCCAGCTAAGCATCATCAACGCCTTCACAATTTTTCACTTCCCTTTCTAAAATGGGGACAACGTATCCCAATCAACAACCACTGCCGTCGCCGTGACCGTCACTCCAACCCTAACACTCGCATCGACTCCGATACCGGCCGGAAACCTCATCGCTCTCGTCACCGCACCACTGAACTCACGGAACCTAACAACAACACCGACGACCAAATCGGTGAGAAGTTAATGGACGTTGATGTTGTTACGGCGGTTGACGGAGACGTTAAGCCGTGGAATCTGAGGCCTAGGAGGTTAGTTATCGGTGCCGGTGACGGTAATGGTGTGGCTTCCGGTGTGTGTGGTGCGAAGTCGGAGAGGTTGTCGAGAGGTGGTCCGGTTGCTGTCGCCGGTACGGCGGCGACGGCAGAGGAGAACGACGATCAGATGATGAAGAAACGGAGGCTGTGGATCTCGTTGTCGAGGGAAGAAATTGAAGAAGATGTTTATGCGTTTACTGGATCAAAACCTGCAAGACGACCTAAAAAAAGGAGTAAAATTGCACAGAAACATGTTGAT AATTGTTTTCCAGGACTTTATTTGGTTGGGATTTCGGGCGATTCGTATCGAGTTTAA